In Oryza sativa Japonica Group chromosome 2, ASM3414082v1, the following are encoded in one genomic region:
- the LOC4330263 gene encoding uncharacterized protein, whose amino-acid sequence MVDLIHETDDAMAEAELLLERSRAITLNGRDKRGRALVRIVGKYFPARALGGRAEAALRGYVRRRVLPEIGEREFVVVYVHSLVDRGDNFPGVAAIRAAYEALPAAAKERLRAVYFVHPGFQARLFFATLGRFLFSSGLYEKLRYMSRLEYLWEHVSKGEMEVPECARRHDEELERRPLMDYGIEATDRRCMFDAASMDTSASLHSLRCIS is encoded by the exons ATGGTTGATCTGATCCACGAGACGGACGACGCGATGGCCGAGGCGGAGCTGCTGCTGGAGCGCAGCCGGGCGATCACCCTGAACGGCCGAGACAAGCGAGGCCGCGCCCTCGTCAGGATCGTCGGCAAGTACTTCCCCG CGCGCGCGCTGGGCgggcgggcggaggcggcgttgAGGGGGTACGTGCGGAGGCGCGTGCTCCCGGAGATCGGGGAGCGGGAGTTCGTGGTCGTGTACGTCCACTCCCTCGTCGACCGCGGCGACAACTTCCCCGGCGTCGCAGCGATCCGCGCGGCGTACGAGGCGCTGCCTGCCGCGGCCAAGGAGCGGCTGCGCGCGGTGTACTTCGTGCACCCGGGATTCCAGGCCCGCCTCTTCTTCGCCACCTTGGGGCGATTCCTCTTCAGCTCCGG GCTGTACGAGAAGCTGAGGTACATGAGCAGGCTCGAGTACCTGTGGGAGCACGTGAGCAAGGGGGAGATGGAGGTCCCGGAATGCGCGCGCCGGCATGACGAGGAGCTCGAGCGCCGCCCGCTCATGGACTACGGCATCGAGGCTACTGACCGCCGGTGCATGTTCGACGCCGCGTCCATGGACACCTCGGCGTCCCTGCACTCGCTCCGGTGCATCTCGTAA